One part of the Arabidopsis thaliana chromosome 1 sequence genome encodes these proteins:
- a CDS encoding 2-oxoglutarate (2OG) and Fe(II)-dependent oxygenase superfamily protein (2-oxoglutarate (2OG) and Fe(II)-dependent oxygenase superfamily protein; CONTAINS InterPro DOMAIN/s: Oxoglutarate/iron-dependent oxygenase (InterPro:IPR005123); BEST Arabidopsis thaliana protein match is: 2-oxoglutarate (2OG) and Fe(II)-dependent oxygenase superfamily protein (TAIR:AT1G06640.1); Has 7290 Blast hits to 7263 proteins in 928 species: Archae - 0; Bacteria - 977; Metazoa - 84; Fungi - 531; Plants - 4672; Viruses - 0; Other Eukaryotes - 1026 (source: NCBI BLink).): MEMMKIDPLFDRASELKAFDETKTGVKGLVDSGVSQVPRIFHHPTVKLSTPKPLPSDLLHLKTIPTIDLGGRDFQDAIKRNNAIEEIKEAAAKWGFFQVINHGVSLELLEKMKKGVRDFHEQSQEVRKEFYSRDFSRRFLYLSNFDLFSSPAANWRDTFSCTMAPDTPKPQDLPEICRDIMMEYSKQVMNLGKFLFELLSEALGLEPNHLNDMDCSKGLLMLSHYYPPCPEPDLTLGTSQHSDNSFLTVLLPDQIEGLQVRREGHWFDVPHVSGALIINIGDLLQFGAQSIGEQSNKSSSVCRMFLYHWSKTES, translated from the exons atggagatgatgaagattgaTCCTTTATTCGATCGTGCCAGTGAGCTTAAAGCTTTCGATGAAACGAAAACGGGTGTGAAAGGACTCGTCGACTCCGGAGTTTCACAAGTTCCACGCATCTTTCATCATCCAACTGTCAAATTATCAACCCCAAAACCACTTCCCTCGGACCTGCTACATCTCAAGACGATCCCAACGATCGATCTCGGAGGACGGGACTTCCAGGACGCGATTAAGCGCAATAACGCGATTGAAGAGATTAAAGAAGCAGCAGCGAAGTGGGGTTTCTTCCAGGTGATCAACCATGGAGTTTCGCTTGAACTtcttgagaagatgaaaaaaggAGTTCGTGACTTCCACGAGCAATCACAAGAAGTGAGGAAAGAATTCTACAGTCGCGATTTCAGCAGAAGGTTTCTGTATTTAAGTAATTTCGATCTCTTTAGTTCTCCAGCAGCAAATTGGAGAGACACTTTCTCTTGTACCATGGCTCCAGATACTCCAAAACCACAGGATCTTCCGGAGATTTGTAG GGATATTATGATGGAATATTCAAAGCAAGTGATGAATTTGGGTAAATTTCTCTTCGAGCTTTTATCAGAAGCTCTAGGGTTGGAACCTAATCACCTCAATGACATGGATTGCTCTAAGGGTTTGCTCATGCTCTCCCACTACTACCCACCGTGTCCAGAGCCTGACCTAACTTTAGGCACAAGTCAGCACTCCGACAACTCTTTTCTCACTGTCCTTCTTCCCGATCAGATCGAAGGGCTTCAGGTTCGTCGTGAAGGGCACTGGTTCGATGTTCCTCATGTTTCCGGCGctctcatcatcaacatcgGAGATCTTTTACAG TTTGGAGCACAGAGTATTGGCGAACAGAGCAACAAGAGCTCGAGTGTCTGTCGCATGTTTCTTTACCACTGGAGTAAGACCGAATCCTAG
- a CDS encoding 2-oxoglutarate (2OG) and Fe(II)-dependent oxygenase superfamily protein (2-oxoglutarate (2OG) and Fe(II)-dependent oxygenase superfamily protein; CONTAINS InterPro DOMAIN/s: Oxoglutarate/iron-dependent oxygenase (InterPro:IPR005123); BEST Arabidopsis thaliana protein match is: 2-oxoglutarate (2OG) and Fe(II)-dependent oxygenase superfamily protein (TAIR:AT1G06640.1); Has 8180 Blast hits to 8149 proteins in 985 species: Archae - 0; Bacteria - 1067; Metazoa - 118; Fungi - 802; Plants - 4889; Viruses - 0; Other Eukaryotes - 1304 (source: NCBI BLink).) — MEMMKIDPLFDRASELKAFDETKTGVKGLVDSGVSQVPRIFHHPTVKLSTPKPLPSDLLHLKTIPTIDLGGRDFQDAIKRNNAIEEIKEAAAKWGFFQVINHGVSLELLEKMKKGVRDFHEQSQEVRKEFYSRDFSRRFLYLSNFDLFSSPAANWRDTFSCTMAPDTPKPQDLPEICRDIMMEYSKQVMNLGKFLFELLSEALGLEPNHLNDMDCSKGLLMLSHYYPPCPEPDLTLGTSQHSDNSFLTVLLPDQIEGLQVRREGHWFDVPHVSGALIINIGDLLQLITNDKFISLEHRVLANRATRARVSVACFFTTGVRPNPRMYGPIRELVSEENPPKYRETTIKDYATYFNAKGLDGTSALLHFKI; from the exons atggagatgatgaagattgaTCCTTTATTCGATCGTGCCAGTGAGCTTAAAGCTTTCGATGAAACGAAAACGGGTGTGAAAGGACTCGTCGACTCCGGAGTTTCACAAGTTCCACGCATCTTTCATCATCCAACTGTCAAATTATCAACCCCAAAACCACTTCCCTCGGACCTGCTACATCTCAAGACGATCCCAACGATCGATCTCGGAGGACGGGACTTCCAGGACGCGATTAAGCGCAATAACGCGATTGAAGAGATTAAAGAAGCAGCAGCGAAGTGGGGTTTCTTCCAGGTGATCAACCATGGAGTTTCGCTTGAACTtcttgagaagatgaaaaaaggAGTTCGTGACTTCCACGAGCAATCACAAGAAGTGAGGAAAGAATTCTACAGTCGCGATTTCAGCAGAAGGTTTCTGTATTTAAGTAATTTCGATCTCTTTAGTTCTCCAGCAGCAAATTGGAGAGACACTTTCTCTTGTACCATGGCTCCAGATACTCCAAAACCACAGGATCTTCCGGAGATTTGTAG GGATATTATGATGGAATATTCAAAGCAAGTGATGAATTTGGGTAAATTTCTCTTCGAGCTTTTATCAGAAGCTCTAGGGTTGGAACCTAATCACCTCAATGACATGGATTGCTCTAAGGGTTTGCTCATGCTCTCCCACTACTACCCACCGTGTCCAGAGCCTGACCTAACTTTAGGCACAAGTCAGCACTCCGACAACTCTTTTCTCACTGTCCTTCTTCCCGATCAGATCGAAGGGCTTCAGGTTCGTCGTGAAGGGCACTGGTTCGATGTTCCTCATGTTTCCGGCGctctcatcatcaacatcgGAGATCTTTTACAG CTTATAACAAACGACAAATTCATCAGTTTGGAGCACAGAGTATTGGCGAACAGAGCAACAAGAGCTCGAGTGTCTGTCGCATGTTTCTTTACCACTGGAGTAAGACCGAATCCTAGAATGTACGGACCGATTAGAGAGCTTGTGTCTGAAGAAAATCCTCCAAAGTACAGAGAGACCACAATTAAAGACTACGCTACTTACTTCAATGCCAAAGGACTTGACGGGACCTCTGCTTTGCTCCATTTTAAGATATGA
- the JASON gene encoding aspartyl/glutamyl-tRNA(Asn/Gln) amidotransferase subunit (unknown protein; BEST Arabidopsis thaliana protein match is: unknown protein (TAIR:AT2G30820.2); Has 166 Blast hits to 144 proteins in 35 species: Archae - 0; Bacteria - 17; Metazoa - 13; Fungi - 20; Plants - 104; Viruses - 0; Other Eukaryotes - 12 (source: NCBI BLink).): MRRLLMNRNLSPLCRSVLRFIDLSVCRAMACFLDCFRARDNRSTSNLVSHSSLANSRKAQDSQNDLSALFLSEEKSASSPCLDKERFDLDSIHIDKGLRDEARFLKACGTIPETPIEIRKASQKLSPQHSGSSHFHSWISSSSSMGSRLAESSTPMKACEEVGRPSFTSEQTASSCVIDVRDNARISSASSDGTEVESVGTAIKGELDRTARPTFTAGKNKSVRFECDLDQSNSSNSSENGSSRKPEMGGKICFTVSSPNPTPLKLSDEMQTPGTIYPANMESGGRGRPRIRSQFVHSVSNIMENASLYKVYKDSHEGLDYEEQIEAETPSSETYGEKVEESSDEKLSKFEASFSPWLNQINENIAALNERTPGVGVITPGDRPIIGLVAAQWIENEQTEISPKMWDGNGIPNSTTKYKEDQKVSWHATPFEVRLEKALSEEGGQSLFPQRKLEVMMEEVEGDTDISQLHHSVQPNSVVSF; encoded by the exons ATGAGACGACTGTTGATGAACCGAAACCTAAGCCCCTTGTGCAGATCCGTGCTCAGATTCATCGATTTATCAGTCTGTAGAGCCATGGCTTGTTTTCTCGACTGCTTCCGCGCCAGAGACAATCGCTCTACTAGTAATCTCGTCTCTCATTCTTCACTCGCCAATTCCAGA AAAGCACAGGACTCGCAGAATGATTTGTcagctttgtttctttctgaaG AGAAATCAGCTTCTTCGCCTTGCCTTGACaaagaaagatttgatttaGATTCTATACATATTGACAAAGGCCTTAGGGATGAg GCGCGGTTTCTTAAAGCTTGTGGTACTATACCGGAGACACCTATTGAAATTAGGAAAGCATCCCAAAAACTTAGTCCTCAACATTCTGGATCTTCCCATTTTCACTCATGGATTTCCAGTAGCTCCTCTATGGGGTCTCGTTTGGCTGAATCCTCAACCCCCATGAAAGCTTGTGAAGAGGTGGGAAGACCATCATTTACTTCAGAGCAAACAGCTAGCAG TTGTGTAATCGATGTCCGGGACAATGCAAGGATCTCTTCTGCATCTAGTGATGGTACTGAGGTAGAAAGCGTTGGCACTGCAATCAAGGGTGAGTTGGATAGAACGGCCAGGCCAACGTTCACAGCTGGAAAGAATAAGTCTGTCCGGTTTGAATGTGATCTTGATCAATCAAACTCTTCTAATTCTTCCGAGAATGGCAGTTCAAGAAAACCCGAGATGGGTGgcaaaatttgttttacagTGAGCTCACCTAATCCAACCCCCTTGAAACTATCTGATGAGATGCAAACTCCTGGAACCATATATCCTGCAAACATGGAATCAGGGGGAAGGGGGAGGCCTAGAATCAGGTCACAGTTTGTGCATTCAGTTTCCAATATAATGGAAAATGCATCCTTATATAAGGTCTACAAGGATTCACATGAAGGCCTAGATTACGAAGAGCAGATAGAGGCTGAAACACCCTCTTCAGAAACTTATGGTGAAAAAGTGGAAGAAAGCTCAGATGAGAAACTGTCCAAGTTTGAGGCAAGTTTTTCTCCTTGGCTAAACCAGATCAATGAAAACATTGCGGCTTTAAATGAAAGGACACCAGGAGTCGGTGTCATAACCCCAGGTGACAGGCCTATCATTGGATTGGTTGCTGCTCAGTGGATCGAGAATGAGCAAACTGAGATTTCACCCAAAATGTGGGATGGAAATGGGATCCCAAATTCGACAACCAAATACAAGGAG GATCAGAAAGTGAGTTGGCATGCAACACCATTTGAAGTGAGACTGGAGAAGGCACTTTCTGAAGAAGGTGGTCAGAGTTTATTCCCTCAAAG GAAACTTGAAGTGATGATGGAGGAGGTTGAAGGGGACACAGACATATCGCAGCTGCACCATTCAGTGCAACCAAACTCGGTAGTTTCCTTCTGA